CCTTGCTGTTACACCCCACGCCCCGATGGCCAATGAGTTCCAAACCCGGCGCACGTTCGCCATCATCTCGCACCCGGACGCGGGTAAGACCACCCTGACCGAGAAGCTCCTGCTCTACGGGGGCGCCATCCACGCGGCCGGCGCGGTCAAGAGCCGCAAGTCGAAGCGCAGCGCGGTCAGCGACTGGATGGAGCTCGAGAAGGAGCGCGGCATCTCGGTCACGTCCTCCGTGCTGCAGTTCAAGTACGACGGCATCGACTGGAACCTGCTCGACACGCCGGGTCACAACGACTTCAGCGAAGACACGTACCGCACGCTCACCGCGGCGGACTGCGCCATCATGATCCTGGACGCGGCCAAGGGCGTGGAGCCCCAGACTCGCAAGCTGTTCCACGTGTGCCGCATGCGCGGGACGCCCATCGTCACCTTCGTGAACAAGCTGGACCGCCCGGCGCGCGACGCCTTCGACCTGATGAGTCAGGTGGAGGACGTGCTGGGCATCCACACCGTGCCCTTCACCTGGCCCATCGGCAGCGGTGACCTGTTCCAGGGCGTCTACGACCTGCGCAACCGCGTGGTGGAGCGGTTCCAGAAGGGCGAGGTGGGCAAGCGCGCCGAGGTCACGCTCACCGGCATCGACGACCCCGAGCTGGGTAAGCTGCTGGGCGACGAGCCCGCCGAGACGCTGCGCAACGAGATCGAGCTGCTGGAAGGCGCCGGCGAGGGCTGGGACGAAGCCGCCTTCCTGGGCGGCCAGCTCACCCCGGTCTTCTTCGGCAGCGCGCTCAACAACTTCGGCATCGAGACGTTCCTGCGTGACTTCAAGGCGCTCTGTCCGCCGCCCGGCACGCGCCTGGCGGGCGATGTGGAGGTGCACCCCACCGACGACCGCTTCAGCGCGTTCATCTTCAAGGTGCAGGCCAACATGGACCCCTCGCACCGGGACCGCGTGGCCTTCGCGCGCATCTGCTCCGGCAAGTTCGAGGGCGGCATGCGCGTGAACCACTTCCGCCTGAAGAAAGAGATTCGGCTCAACCGCGCCGAGCAGTTCTTCGCGCAGGACCGTGAGACGGTCATGGAGGCCTTCGCGGGCGACATCCTGGGGCTCTACGACCCGGGCATCTTCCGCATCGGCGACACGCTCAGCAGCGGCAGCCCGCTGGCCTTCGACGCGGTGCCGCGCTTCTCGCCGGAGCACTTCGGGCGCATCCAGCTGCTGGACCCGCTCAAGCGCAAGCAGCTGCAGAAGGGCATTCAAGAGCTGGCCGAGGAGGGCACCGTGCAGCTCTTCACGCAGCCGGGACGCGAGAAGGACCCCATCTGTGGCGTGGTGGGCCGCCTGCAGTTCGAGGTGCTCACCTTCCGCATCCAGCACGAGTACGGCGCCAAGATCGTGTTCGACGCGCTGCCGTACACCTACGCCCGCTGGGTGGAGGGCGCGGCCGACTGCGAGGAGCTCGACAAGCGGCGCGTGCCGCTCGCCGTCATGGACATCGATGGTCAGCCGGTGGCGCTGTTCCGCGACCAGTGGGAGCTCGACCGCATCGCGCGGGACAACCCGTCGTGGAAGTTCCACGAGACGGCGCCCATGTTCGTGGCCTCCTGAGCACGCCCGCCTCCGGGCGGTGCGCGACGGAGGGACCCTGCGCTCAGAGGGTGGGCAGGTCGCCGGCCGGGCCGCTGTAGACGTGCGGGTTGGGCGGCGGCCTGGGCGTGGGCGTCGGGTCCACCATGGGCGCGGGCGTGGGCTCTGCCGCCGTGTCCGTGCCGGGACGAGTGCTGTCGGTGCGGAGCCGTGTGGAGCCCGACCCGCTGGTGTCTTCGACGACCTGACCACCGTTCAGGGCGGCGTTCAGTTCGTCGGCCGTGGCGTCGCGCAGGCCGCTGCCGCGCGGGAGGTTCACGCGCAGGCTGCGGGCTTGGTCGAGCGTGAGCAGGAAGCGCAGGCTCTGGCGCCGCTCGCCGCTGACCTCGATGAGCTCGGGCTCGGTGCTGGACTCGATGTCGGCGTCGTACGGGAGGTCCAGGATGCGGCCACGCACCACGGCGCGCCCGCCATCGGCATCGCTCTCGATGTGCAGGCTGACGGTGGCGACGGCAGGCGCCGTGCCGGCGGCAGGTTGCGTGCCGCCCGCGGGGTTGCCGTCCGTGTCCGTGGCCGCCACGGTGGCGGTGGCGGGGATGACGGGGGAGACCGCCACGGCCGCGATGGGCGGGGGGGCCTCCACTTCGGAGCGCGAGATGGCGATGGCCGCTGCGCCGCCGCCCAGGGCCAGCACGGTGACCACGGCCAGCGCGATCATGAGGGTGCGGCTGCCGCCGCTCACCGCCTCCGCAGGCACCGGCGTCTTCTTGCGAGCGCCAGGCCCCGTGCGGATGTGCGAGCGCGTGCCCGCGCTGAGCAGCGCAGACCCAGAGGGCAGGTCCGAGCGCACCGAGATCTCGGCCTCGGTGACGCTCTGGTACGGACGCAGCGCCTCGGCGAACTCGTCCATGGAGGCGTAGCGCTCGGCGAGGTCGCGCTCCATGGCGGTGGCGATGACCTCTTCGAGGCCCGCCGGGAGGTTGCCGCGCAGCATGCTGAGGGGCGGCGCGTCACCCGTGGTGATCTGCAGCGCGAGGCCGGCCAGCGAGTCGGCCATGTACGGAACGCGGCCCGTGAGCGCCTGGTACATGATGACACCCATGGCGTACACGTCCGCACGGGCGTCCACCGCGGAGGCGTCACGCAGCTGCTCTGGCGCCATGTAGTACGGCGTTCCCATGGCGGCGCCCACGGCCGTGCCGGGGCTGGTGGCCATGTGCGACGCGAACTTGGAGATACCGAAGTCCAACACCTTCACGTGGGGGTCACGGGGGCCGTGCTCCACCAGGTAGATGTTGTCGGGCTTCATGTCGCGGTGGACGATGCCCTTCTTGTGGGCCGCCGAGAGCGCGCTGGCCGCCTGCAGCATGATGTCCACGAGGCGACCGACCTGCATGGGGCCGCCGACTTCGATCTCTTCGTCGAGGTCGCGTCCAGTCAGCAGCTCCAGCACCAGGAACGGCGAGCCGTCCTCGGCCTGGCCGAGGTCCGTGCAGTCCAGGATGTTGGGGTGGCCAATCATGGCGGCCGCGCGCGCCTCGTTGACGAAGCGCTTGACGACCTTGCTCTCGGACGCGAACTGCGCGTGCAGCACCTTCACGGCCACGCGTCGGCCGATGACGGTATGCTCGGCTTCGTAGACCGCGCCCATGCCGCCTTCGCCCAGCAGACGCAGCACGCGGTAGCGATCAGCGAGGACGGTTCCCACGTAGCGGTCGGGTCGCGAGAACTCCTCGAGGTCGTCCAAGTGGTCGGTGCTGAAGTCGGCTTCGCCCATACGGATACTGTACGGGAGCATACGCCGAGGAGGCCCCCGTTGACCACCTTTCACTGTGATTTTCTTCTGACTTTTGCCTGCTCTGGATGAAACCCAGATGAAACGTGCTTGTATCGCCGCCGCGACACGCGCCGTATGGGCGAAAACCCCTATGAGAAAGCGTGTCGCAAAGCAGCGGAGGTGCGCGGCGACGTGGTACCGTGTGGGCTCTTATGCGCTCGCCCGCCCCGCTCCGCCCCGCTCTCGGCCTCGCTCGGTTCGTCGCAATCACCCCAGGGGCGCGACTTCGTTCGCGGGTGCCTCAGCGGCGACCAAAGTGGGCCGGGGTCACGCTCGTGGCGCTCGGTGTCGCGCTCGCCGTGGCCGCGATTGCGCCAGTGCCTGCTTTCGCGCAGGCGGGGCGCGGCCCACACGTGCTGCGCGTCGAGGGCGCCGTCGGCCTGTCGCTGCGTCGCAACGACGACCGTGACAAGTGGGGCTTCGGTGTGGGTGTGGGCTACGAGTACCGCTTGTCGCGTTGGCTCGGCCTCGAGGGCATGCTCAACGGAGTCTTCTTCCCCTACGACGAGGAGCTCTTCGTGGGCGGCGGCTGGGCCACGTATATCGGCTTCGGCCTCGGCGCGAAGCTGCACGTGCTGCCACAGGACTCGAGCGTGGATCTCTGGCTGAACGGCGGCGCCGACGCGGTGCTCACGGGCTCGCTCGTGCGGCCGGGCATCCATGCGGGCGTCGGGCTCGATCTGCGGCTCGGCTGCGGGGCGGTGGGCATAGGCCCCTTCGCGCGCTACAGCCACGTGTTCCAGCCCAACGGAGCGCCACAGGGTGGGGCAGACGGACGCATCCTGCAGGCGGGGCTCGCCTTCACGTGGGGCCCGGACCCGGCTTGCTCCGGTGAGGTGGTGGAGCCTGAGCCGGAGCCGGAGCCGGTGGTGGAACCCGAGCCGGAGCCGGTGGTGGAACCCGAGCCGGAGCCGGTGGTGGAACCCGAGCCGGAGCCGGAGCCGGAGCCCGTGGTGGAACCCGACCCCTTCGAGGACCCCGAGCCCGTGGTGGAGCCCGAACCGGAGCCCGAGCCGGACCCCGAGCCCGTGCCCATCGACCGCAGCGAGGACCCCGCTCGCGGGGATGGCGGCCGCGACCGCGATGGTGATGGTGTGCGTGACTCGCAGGACCGCTGCCCAGACGAGCCGGGCGATGCGCGTCATCGTGGCTGCCCCGGCCGCACGCACACGGTCACGCTCGACACCATCGTCTACTTCGACTTCCAGAGCGCCACGCTCAACGCCGACGGCATCGAC
This portion of the Sandaracinaceae bacterium genome encodes:
- a CDS encoding OmpA family protein, with translation MALGVALAVAAIAPVPAFAQAGRGPHVLRVEGAVGLSLRRNDDRDKWGFGVGVGYEYRLSRWLGLEGMLNGVFFPYDEELFVGGGWATYIGFGLGAKLHVLPQDSSVDLWLNGGADAVLTGSLVRPGIHAGVGLDLRLGCGAVGIGPFARYSHVFQPNGAPQGGADGRILQAGLAFTWGPDPACSGEVVEPEPEPEPVVEPEPEPVVEPEPEPVVEPEPEPEPEPVVEPDPFEDPEPVVEPEPEPEPDPEPVPIDRSEDPARGDGGRDRDGDGVRDSQDRCPDEPGDARHRGCPGRTHTVTLDTIVYFDFQSATLNADGIDALRTVARIMRDERGIRRVRVVGHSDHLGDAAFNRWLSRERAHAVVSWLVRQGIHRSRFVIDGVGDTDPAVQAETAEQLGPNRRVEFEIIDPANGVVRGQ
- a CDS encoding peptide chain release factor 3 codes for the protein MANEFQTRRTFAIISHPDAGKTTLTEKLLLYGGAIHAAGAVKSRKSKRSAVSDWMELEKERGISVTSSVLQFKYDGIDWNLLDTPGHNDFSEDTYRTLTAADCAIMILDAAKGVEPQTRKLFHVCRMRGTPIVTFVNKLDRPARDAFDLMSQVEDVLGIHTVPFTWPIGSGDLFQGVYDLRNRVVERFQKGEVGKRAEVTLTGIDDPELGKLLGDEPAETLRNEIELLEGAGEGWDEAAFLGGQLTPVFFGSALNNFGIETFLRDFKALCPPPGTRLAGDVEVHPTDDRFSAFIFKVQANMDPSHRDRVAFARICSGKFEGGMRVNHFRLKKEIRLNRAEQFFAQDRETVMEAFAGDILGLYDPGIFRIGDTLSSGSPLAFDAVPRFSPEHFGRIQLLDPLKRKQLQKGIQELAEEGTVQLFTQPGREKDPICGVVGRLQFEVLTFRIQHEYGAKIVFDALPYTYARWVEGAADCEELDKRRVPLAVMDIDGQPVALFRDQWELDRIARDNPSWKFHETAPMFVAS
- a CDS encoding serine/threonine protein kinase: MGEADFSTDHLDDLEEFSRPDRYVGTVLADRYRVLRLLGEGGMGAVYEAEHTVIGRRVAVKVLHAQFASESKVVKRFVNEARAAAMIGHPNILDCTDLGQAEDGSPFLVLELLTGRDLDEEIEVGGPMQVGRLVDIMLQAASALSAAHKKGIVHRDMKPDNIYLVEHGPRDPHVKVLDFGISKFASHMATSPGTAVGAAMGTPYYMAPEQLRDASAVDARADVYAMGVIMYQALTGRVPYMADSLAGLALQITTGDAPPLSMLRGNLPAGLEEVIATAMERDLAERYASMDEFAEALRPYQSVTEAEISVRSDLPSGSALLSAGTRSHIRTGPGARKKTPVPAEAVSGGSRTLMIALAVVTVLALGGGAAAIAISRSEVEAPPPIAAVAVSPVIPATATVAATDTDGNPAGGTQPAAGTAPAVATVSLHIESDADGGRAVVRGRILDLPYDADIESSTEPELIEVSGERRQSLRFLLTLDQARSLRVNLPRGSGLRDATADELNAALNGGQVVEDTSGSGSTRLRTDSTRPGTDTAAEPTPAPMVDPTPTPRPPPNPHVYSGPAGDLPTL